GCCGAGATCCGGCTGCTCCACACCGGCGAGCAGCCGCAGCAGCGTCGTCTTGCCGGCACCGTTGAGGCCGAGGACGACGACGCGGCTGCCCCGGTCGATCGCGAGGTCGACGCCGGTGAAGATCTCCAGGGAGCCGTAGACCTTGGTCAGCTCCTTGGCCATCAGCGGGGTCTTGCCGCACGCGGCCGGTGTGGGGAACCGGATCTTGGCCACCTTGTCGGCGACGCGCACGTCGTCGAGGTCGGCGAGCAACTTCTCGGCGCGCTTGGCCATGTTCTGGGCGGCAGTGGCCTTGGTGGCCTTCGCCCCGAGCTTCGCGGCCTGTTTCTGCAGAGCGGACGCCTTCTTCTCGGCGTTCGCACGCTCGCGCCGGCGCCGCGCCTCGTCGGTGGCGCGTGCGTCGAGGTACTTCTTCCAGCCCATGTTGTAGACGTCGGCCTCGCCGCGCACCGCGTCGAGGAACCACACCTTGTTCACCACGTCGGCGAGCAGGTCGACGTCGTGGCTGATGACGATGAGCCCACCGTCGTGGTTCTGCAGGAAGCCGCGCAGCCAGGTGATCGAGTCGGCGTCGAGGTGGTTGGTCGGCTCGTCGAGCAGCAGCGTGGTGTCGGACTTCCCGCCGGAGCCGTCCGAGGCTGCGAACAGGATGCGGGCGAGTTCGACACGGCGGCGCTGACCACCCGACAGCGTGTGGAGGGGTTGGCCGAGGACCCGGTCGGGCAGGCCGAGGCTGTGGCAGATGCTCGCGGCCTCGGATTCGGCGACGTATCCGCCGAGCGTCGCGAAACGCTCTTCGAGCGAACCGTACTTGCGCACGGCACGGTCGCGGATCTTCTCGTCGACGGCCTCCGCCATGAGCGCCTGCTGCTTCTCCATGCTGCGGAGGATCTCGTCGAGACCTCGCGCCGAGAGCACCCGATCCTTGGCGAGGACGTCGAGATTGCCCTCCTTGGGATCCTGCGGCAGGTAACCGATGTCTCCGGAACGGATCACGGCGCCGGCGTAGGGTTCGCCTTCACCCGCGAGGATCCGCAGGGTCGTGGTCTTGCCGGCACCGTTACGTCCCACGAGGCCGATCCGGTCCCCGGCCTGCACCCGCAGCCCCGAGCCGGGGGCGGTGAGCAGCGTCCGCACGCCGGCGCGGACTTCGAGGTCGGTAGCGGTGATCACGCACGGGCTCCTAGAACGAAAGACGATGGATGGGTGCCATGGTGGCAAACAGCCGGGCACACGAATCACCCATTTTACAGTGACAGCACCTCTCTCCCACGGTGAGATGCACTACCCCTCGCCACGCGCGGTCGGGTTCTCCCCGTGCGCAACCTAGGCTGGCGCCCGTGACCCACCTTCCCGCCACCGACCTCGTCGTGGCCGGACTCGGCCCCGCCGGCCGTGCATTGGCGTTCCGTGCCGCCGCGGCCGGGCTGTCGGTGACGGCCGTCGACGTGCGTCCACAGCGTCGGTGGACCGCGACCTACGCGGCGTGGGCCGACGAACTGCCCGCCTGGCTGCCCGACGAGGTGGTGGCAGCACGCATCGACAGGCCCGCGGCGTGGACGACCGAGCCCCGGATCGTCGATCGTGCCTACCGGGTGCTGGACACGGCGTGCCTGCAGGACTTCCTCGCCCTCGACGCCGTCACGGTGGTCACGGGTCGGGTACGCGACGTCGATGCGGACGGCGTGGTCCTCGGCGACGGACGCCGGGTGACTGCCCGCTACGTCGTCGATGCCCGCGGGGTTCCCGCCGAACCGGAACGTGCCCAGCAGACGGCATTCGGGCTGATCGTCGACGATACGACCGCAGCTCCGGCACTCGACGGCCACGACGCCTGGTTCATGGACTGGCGCCGCGACAACGGCACGGGCCCCGACGACGTGCCGTCCTTCCTGTATGCGGTGCCGGTCGGCGACGGACGCACGATCCTCGAGGAGACCTGCCTCGTCGGTCGCCCGGCGCTCGGATTCGGCGAACTCGAACGGCGCCTGCACATCCGCCTCGCGGCGCGAGGCGTGCGCACGACCGGCGACGAGCAGGTCGAACGGGTGCGCTTCGCCGTCGAGAGCGCACCGACGGCACCCGGGGTGATCGGCTTCGGCGCTCGCGGTGGTCTCATGCATCCGGCCACGGGATACGCGGTGGCCACCGCCCTGTCCACCGCGGATGCGGTGATCGACGCGGTGCGCCTCGGCGAGGACCCCCAGCGCGTCCTGTGGCCGGTGCGCGCCCGCTCGGTGGCGACCCTGCGGCAGATGGGACTGCGGGTCCTGCTGCGACTCGACGCACGCGGAGCGATCGAGTTCTTCGACGCGTTCTTCGCTTTGCCGGTCGAGCAGCAGCGCGCCTACCTGTCCGGTCGCGACGACGCGACTGGCGTGGCGGCCACGATGTGGCGGCTGTTCCGGGTGCTGCCGACGGGTGCGCGCGGAACCATTCTGCGTTCGCTCCGCTGATCCGCCGGGTGCGGCGTGTGGCGAAGGTCTCGGCGAACCGCCCGGTGAGTTTCGCAGCTTTCCAGCGTGCTCCCGAGGTGTCGATCATGATGGACACATGCGGTCGATCTGGAAAGGCTCACTCGCGTTCGGCCTCGTCAACGTGCCAGTGAAGGTGTACTCGGCGACCGAGTCGCACGACATCTCCTTCCACCAGGTGCACGCGAAGGACGGTGGACGGATCAAGTATCAGCGTGTGTGTACCGAGTGCGGGGAGGTCGTCCCCTACCAGGAGATCGACAAGGCGTACGACTCCGAGGACGGCGAGCGGGTCGTGCTCACCGACGAGGACTTCGAGAAACTCCCCGCCGCCGAGAAGCACGAGATTCCGGTGCTGCAGTTCGTGCCCACCGAGCAGATCGACCCGATCCTGTTCGAGAAGTCCTACTATCTCGAACCCGATTCGTCGTCGCCGAAGGCCTACGGCCTGCTCGCCGCGACTCTCGAGCAGAGCGACCGGACGGCGCTGGTGCATTTCACCCTTCGTCAGCGCACCCGGCTGGCGGCCTTGCGTACCCGTGACGGTCTGCTCATCCTGCAGACCCTGCTGTGGCCCGACGAGGTTCGCGCAGCCGAGTTCGAGTCGCTCGACGACATCGAGAAGCCGAAGCAACGCGAACTCGCGATGGCCGAGACCCTCGTCGAGTCGATGTCCGACGATTTCGATCCCACCGAGTTCACCGACGAGTACCAGGTGGAACTGCGCACGCTGATCGACGAGGCCCTCGCCCGCGGCGGCGAGAAGGTCTTCCAGGTCGCCGAACACGACACCGGCGAAGAGGACGCCGAGGTGCTCGACCTCGTGGCGGCCCTGCAGCGCAGCGTCGACGCGGCGGGCAAGAAGGTCCCGTCCGGTTCGTCCTCCGGCGGGAAGAAGTCCTCGAAGAATGACGAGGATGAAGACGAGGACGCGAAGAAGGCCCCCGCGAAGAAAACGGCGTCGAAGAGTTCGGCGGCCAAGAAGAGTCCCGCCAAGAAGAGCACGGCGAAGAAGACCGCGTCCAAGAGTTCGGCGTCGAAGAGCACGGCGAAGAAGAGTCCTGCCAAGAAGACGGCCGCCAAGAAGACCTCCGGCGAACGCAAAGGCGCCTGACCTCCGACGAGAAGTCGAAGATCAGGCGCCGAGGCTCGGAGCCGGCGACAGCCGGATCAGACGGTGAAGCCGAGTGCGCGCAGCTGCTCGCGTCCGTCGTCGGTGATTTTGTCGGGACCCCACGGCGGCATCCACACCCAGTTGATGCGCAGCTCGTCGCAGAGGCCGCTGCGCACGAGTGCGCCCTTGGCCTGCTCCTCGATGACATCGGTGAGGGGGCACGCCGCCGAGGTGAGCGTCATATCCACGGTCACGGTCTCGTCGACCTCGGAGATCCCGTAGATGAGACCGAGATCGACGACGTTGATGCCGAGCTCGGGGTCGACGACGTCGCGCAGCGCTTCCTCGAGTTCGTCGAGGCGGCCCGGATCCAGCGGCGGGGCCGTGGCCGCGACCAGCGTCGAGGTCTCGTCCGCGCCGGCGTCGGCCGTCGGATTCTCGTCGGTGTTCACGGTGCCCGGTGCGGGTTCGGTCATCAGTTCTGTCCTCCGCTCGAAAGGGTGTGCGCGCCGCCCGCCAGGTCGGCGGGGGCTGCGTCCACGGTCTGCGCGACCGCGTCCTTGAAGGCCATCCAGCCCAACAACGCGCACTTCACGCGCGCCGGGTACTTCGCGACGCCGGCGAACGCGATGCCGTCGCCGATCAGGTCCTCGTCGCCTTCGACAGTGCCGCGACTGCCGACCATCTCGACGAACCCCTCGACGATCTTCAGTGCATCGCCGAGCGGAACGCCGATCACCTGGTCGGTGAGCACGGACGTCGACGCCTGGCTGATCGAGCAGCCCTGCCCGTCGTAGGAGACGTCGGCGACGGTGTCGCCGTCGATGTGCACGCGCAGGGTCACCTCGTCGCCGCAGGTCGGGTTGACGTGGTGCACTTCGGCGCCGAACGGTTCGCGCAGTCCGCGATTGTGCGGGTGCTTGTAGTGGTCCAGGATCACTTCCTGGTACATCTGCTCCATCCGCATCGGATCACGCCTCCCCGAAGAACTTCTGGGCGCGCCGGATCGCCGCGCCGAGTGCCTGCACCTCGTCCGGCGTGTTGTACACGGCGAACGATGCGCGGGCGGTCGCGGCCACCCCGAAGCGGCGGTGCAGCGGCCAGGCGCAGTGGTGTCCGACCCGGATCTCCACGCCCTCGTCGTCGAGGATCTGGCCGAGATCGTGCGCATGGATTCCGTCCACGACGAACGACACCGCCCCGCCCCGCTGTTCGGCGGTCGTGGGTCCGATGATGCGCACGCCGTCGATGCCGCCCAGCTCGGCGAGCGCAGCAGCGGTCAGCTCGTGTTCGTGTGCAGCGACGGCGTCCATCCCGATGTCCTGCAGGTAGCGCACGGCGGCACCGAGGCCGACGGCCTGCGAGACCATGGGCGAACCGGCCTCGAATCGCTGCGGCGGTGCGGCGAAGGTCGTGGCCTCCATCGTCACCGTCTCGATCATCGAGCCACCGGTGATGAACGGCGGCACGTCGGCGAGCAGGTCGCGGCGACCGTAGAGAACGCCGACGCCGGACGGACCGAACATCTTGTGTCCGGAGAAGGCGGCGAAGTCGACTCCGAGGGCGCGGAAGTCGACGGCCATATGCGGCACCGACTGGCACGCGTCGAGCACGACGATCGCGCCGATCTCCTTCGCGCGTCGCACGATCTCCTCGACGGGGGCGACCGCGCCGGTCACGTTCGACTGGTGCGTGAACGCCACGACCTTCACAGCGTCGGTCAGCGTCAGCGAATCGAGATCGATGCGGCCGTCGTCGGTGACGCCGTACCAGCGCAGGGTGGCACCCGTGCGCCGCGCGAGTTCCTGCCAAGGAACGAGATTCGCGTGGTGCTCGAGCTCGGTGACGACGATCTCGTCACCGGGTCCGAGCCGGTGCGGGAACCGGTCGTCGGCGAAGGCGTAGGCGACGAGGTTGAGCGACTCGGTGGCGTTCTTGGTGAACACCACCTCGTCGACGTCGACCCCGACGAACGACGCGATGACAGCGCGGGCGTCCTCGTACGAGTCGGTCGCCTCCTCCGACAACGCATGCGCACCGCGGTGCACGGCCGCGTTCCGCGTCGCCAGGAACTCACGCTCGGCGTCGAGCACCTGCACCGGACGCTGGGAGGTGGCCCCCGAGTCGAGGTAGACCAGGGGTTTGCCGTCGCGCACCGTGCGCGCGAGGATCGGGAAATCCGCCCTGATCCGGGCGATGTCCAAGGTCCGCACCGGCACCGTCATCCGATCACGCTCCTTGCGTTGCTGCCTGGGTGAAACGAACGTAGCCGTTGGTCTCGAGCTCGTCGGCGAGCTCGGGGCCACCGGACTCGACGACGCGGCCACCCACGAAGACGTGCACGAACTGCGGCTTGATGTAGCGCAGGATGCGGGTGTAGTGGGTGATGAGCAGGACGCCGCCGTTCTCGTTCTCCTGGTAGCGGTTCACGCCCTCGGAGACGACGCGCAGCGCGTCCACGTCGAGGCCCGAGTCGGTCTCGTCGAGGATAGCGATCTTCGGCTTCAGCAGACCGAGCTGCAGGATCTCGTGGCGCTTCTTCTCGCCACCGGAGAAGCCCTCGTTGACACTGCGCTCGCCGAAGGCCTGATCGATGTCCAGCTCGGACATCGCCTGCTTGACCTCCTTGACCCAGTGGCGCAGCTTGGGAGCCTCGCCGCGCACGGCGGTCGCGGCGGTGCGGAGGAAGTTCGACATCGACACGCCGGGCACCTCGACCGGGTACTGCATCGCGAGGAACAGGCCGGCGCGGGCGCGCTCGTCGACGCTCATCTCGAGCACGTCCTCACCGTTGAGGGTGATACTGCCCGAGGTGATCTCGTACTTGGGGTGGCCGGCGATCGCGTACGACAGGGTGGACTTTCCGGAGCCGTTGGGGCCCATGATGGCGTGCGTCTCACCCGAGCGGACCGTGAGATCGACGCCCTTGAGAATGTCGATGGGTTCAGCGTTCTCGTCGTTCTGAGCGACGCGGACGTGCAGGTCCTTGATCTCGAGGACGTTCGAAGGTGTGGACATCGAAATGCGTTTCCTTAGTGGAGAGGTATCGGGAGTACGGGGAGACGGCCGTCAGGCGCCGACGGCGGCGAGTTCCGCCTCGATGGCGGCCTCGAGCCGTTCGCGGACCTCGGCGACCGTGATGCGCTCGAGCAGCTCGTGGAAGAAGCCGCGGACGACGAGGCGACGCGCTTCCTCCTCGGGGATACCGCGAGCACGCAGGTAGAACAGCTGCTCGTCGTCGAAGCGGCCGGTCGCCGACGCGTGTCCGGCACCGACGATCTCACCGGTCTCGATCTCGAGGTTCGGCACGGAGTCGGCGCGCGCACCGTCGGTGAGCACCAGGTTGCGGTTGAGCTCGAAGGTGTCGGTGCCCTCGGCCTCGGCGCGGATGAGCACATCGCCGATCCACACGGTGTGCGCGTCGGGCTTGCCGGAGGCCGGATCGCCCTGCAGCGCACCCTTGTACACGACGTTCGACTTGCAGTTCGGCTGCGAGTGGTCGACGAGCAGGCGCTGCTCGAAGTGCTGGCCGGCGTCGGCGAAGTACAGGCCGAGCAGTTCGGC
This window of the Rhodococcus pyridinivorans genome carries:
- a CDS encoding ABC-F family ATP-binding cassette domain-containing protein, which translates into the protein MITATDLEVRAGVRTLLTAPGSGLRVQAGDRIGLVGRNGAGKTTTLRILAGEGEPYAGAVIRSGDIGYLPQDPKEGNLDVLAKDRVLSARGLDEILRSMEKQQALMAEAVDEKIRDRAVRKYGSLEERFATLGGYVAESEAASICHSLGLPDRVLGQPLHTLSGGQRRRVELARILFAASDGSGGKSDTTLLLDEPTNHLDADSITWLRGFLQNHDGGLIVISHDVDLLADVVNKVWFLDAVRGEADVYNMGWKKYLDARATDEARRRRERANAEKKASALQKQAAKLGAKATKATAAQNMAKRAEKLLADLDDVRVADKVAKIRFPTPAACGKTPLMAKELTKVYGSLEIFTGVDLAIDRGSRVVVLGLNGAGKTTLLRLLAGVEQPDLGELVPGHGLKVGYFAQEHDTIDDSATVWENIRHAAPDAGEQDLRGLLGAFMFTGPQLEQPAGTLSGGEKTRLALAGLVSSAANVLLLDEPTNNLDPVSREQVLDALRSYEGAVVLVTHDPGAAEALDPERVILLPDGTEDHWSQEYLELIQLA
- a CDS encoding lycopene cyclase family protein codes for the protein MTHLPATDLVVAGLGPAGRALAFRAAAAGLSVTAVDVRPQRRWTATYAAWADELPAWLPDEVVAARIDRPAAWTTEPRIVDRAYRVLDTACLQDFLALDAVTVVTGRVRDVDADGVVLGDGRRVTARYVVDARGVPAEPERAQQTAFGLIVDDTTAAPALDGHDAWFMDWRRDNGTGPDDVPSFLYAVPVGDGRTILEETCLVGRPALGFGELERRLHIRLAARGVRTTGDEQVERVRFAVESAPTAPGVIGFGARGGLMHPATGYAVATALSTADAVIDAVRLGEDPQRVLWPVRARSVATLRQMGLRVLLRLDARGAIEFFDAFFALPVEQQRAYLSGRDDATGVAATMWRLFRVLPTGARGTILRSLR
- a CDS encoding Ku protein — its product is MRSIWKGSLAFGLVNVPVKVYSATESHDISFHQVHAKDGGRIKYQRVCTECGEVVPYQEIDKAYDSEDGERVVLTDEDFEKLPAAEKHEIPVLQFVPTEQIDPILFEKSYYLEPDSSSPKAYGLLAATLEQSDRTALVHFTLRQRTRLAALRTRDGLLILQTLLWPDEVRAAEFESLDDIEKPKQRELAMAETLVESMSDDFDPTEFTDEYQVELRTLIDEALARGGEKVFQVAEHDTGEEDAEVLDLVAALQRSVDAAGKKVPSGSSSGGKKSSKNDEDEDEDAKKAPAKKTASKSSAAKKSPAKKSTAKKTASKSSASKSTAKKSPAKKTAAKKTSGERKGA
- a CDS encoding metal-sulfur cluster assembly factor; the protein is MTEPAPGTVNTDENPTADAGADETSTLVAATAPPLDPGRLDELEEALRDVVDPELGINVVDLGLIYGISEVDETVTVDMTLTSAACPLTDVIEEQAKGALVRSGLCDELRINWVWMPPWGPDKITDDGREQLRALGFTV
- the sufU gene encoding Fe-S cluster assembly sulfur transfer protein SufU; this encodes MRMEQMYQEVILDHYKHPHNRGLREPFGAEVHHVNPTCGDEVTLRVHIDGDTVADVSYDGQGCSISQASTSVLTDQVIGVPLGDALKIVEGFVEMVGSRGTVEGDEDLIGDGIAFAGVAKYPARVKCALLGWMAFKDAVAQTVDAAPADLAGGAHTLSSGGQN
- a CDS encoding cysteine desulfurase, which codes for MTVPVRTLDIARIRADFPILARTVRDGKPLVYLDSGATSQRPVQVLDAEREFLATRNAAVHRGAHALSEEATDSYEDARAVIASFVGVDVDEVVFTKNATESLNLVAYAFADDRFPHRLGPGDEIVVTELEHHANLVPWQELARRTGATLRWYGVTDDGRIDLDSLTLTDAVKVVAFTHQSNVTGAVAPVEEIVRRAKEIGAIVVLDACQSVPHMAVDFRALGVDFAAFSGHKMFGPSGVGVLYGRRDLLADVPPFITGGSMIETVTMEATTFAAPPQRFEAGSPMVSQAVGLGAAVRYLQDIGMDAVAAHEHELTAAALAELGGIDGVRIIGPTTAEQRGGAVSFVVDGIHAHDLGQILDDEGVEIRVGHHCAWPLHRRFGVAATARASFAVYNTPDEVQALGAAIRRAQKFFGEA
- the sufC gene encoding Fe-S cluster assembly ATPase SufC; translation: MSTPSNVLEIKDLHVRVAQNDENAEPIDILKGVDLTVRSGETHAIMGPNGSGKSTLSYAIAGHPKYEITSGSITLNGEDVLEMSVDERARAGLFLAMQYPVEVPGVSMSNFLRTAATAVRGEAPKLRHWVKEVKQAMSELDIDQAFGERSVNEGFSGGEKKRHEILQLGLLKPKIAILDETDSGLDVDALRVVSEGVNRYQENENGGVLLITHYTRILRYIKPQFVHVFVGGRVVESGGPELADELETNGYVRFTQAATQGA